The proteins below are encoded in one region of Heliangelus exortis chromosome 22, bHelExo1.hap1, whole genome shotgun sequence:
- the PTGES2 gene encoding prostaglandin E synthase 2, translated as MAAAAAVAGRAWRAAALLPPWRLWAPCRAYGAAAAAPPVPGARMNGGRLLLGAAFALGGGAGLYLAARQRLREHSAAELPAGSLQLTLYQYKTCPFCSKVRAFLDYHGLPYEIVEVNPIMRKEIKFSSYRKVPILLANAGSPLQLNDSSVIISAIKTYLISKRNSLEEIVSFYPPMKTVTEQGKEVTEYGNKYWLMLDEKETKRVYPVKEVRVEEMKWRKWADDWLVHLISPNVYRTPREALASFDYIVREGKFGTLEGLFAKYMGALAMFFISKRLKKRHHLQDNVREDLYEAVDEWVKAVGKHRLFMGGNQPNLADLAVYGVLRVMEGLEAFDDMMVHTKIQPWYQRMEEVIQKVAA; from the exons atggctgctgctgctgctgtcgCCGGCCGGGCCTGGCGGGCCGCTGCGCTGCTACCGCCTTGGCGGCTGTGGGCTCCGTGCCGGGCTTacggggctgctgctgctgctcctccgGTTCCTGGGGCCCGCATGAACGGGGGCCGCCTGCTGCTGGGCGCTGCCTTCGCGCTGGGCGGCGGTGCCGGGCTCTACCTGGCGGCGCGGCAGCGCCTGCGGGAGCACTCGGCCGCTGAG CTGCCTGCCGGGAGCCTGCAGCTCACTCTATACCAGTACAAAACGTGTCCTTTCTGCAGCAAAGTCCGAGCTTTTCTTGATTATCATGGACTGCCCTATGAAATTGTGGAAGTGAACCCAATAATGaggaaagaaatcaaattttcttcctacagaaaGGTGCCTATCCTGCTAGCCAATGCTGGAAGCCCTCTG CAATTGAATGACTCTTCAGTGATCATCAGTGCAATAAAGACCTATCTCATTTCCAA GAGGAATAGCTTAGAAGAGATCGTGTCCTTTTATCCTCCTATGAAGACTGTAACTGAGCAAGGCAAGGAGGTTACGGAGTATGGGAATAAATACTGGCTGATGCTTGATGAGAAGGAGACAAAACGGGTCTACCCTGTCAAAGAAGTGAGAGT GGAAGAAATGAAGTGGAGAAAATGGGCAGATGATTGGCTTGTTCACCTCATCTCCCCCAATGTTTACAGAACCCCCAGAGAAGCTTTGGCATCTTTTGATTACATTGTCCGTGAGGGGAAGTTTGGCACCCTGGAAGGTTTATTTGCCAAGTACATGGGGGCTCTTGCCATGTTCTTCATTAGCAAGAGGCTAAAGAAAAG ACATCACCTTCAAGATAATGTCCGAGAAGATTTGTATGAAGCAGTTGATGAGTGGGTGAAAGCTGTTGGCAAACATCGACTCTTCATGGGTGGAAACCAGCCAAACCTTGCTGACTTG GCAGTGTACGGGGTCCTCCGAGTCATGGAAGGGCTGGAAGCCTTTGATGACATGATGGTTCACACCAAGATTCAGCCTTGGTACCAGCGCATGGAAGAAGTCATTCAAAAAGTTGCAGCCTGa